Proteins found in one Polyangia bacterium genomic segment:
- the mepA gene encoding penicillin-insensitive murein endopeptidase → MRTGVVETAVPTAPVLALLLVARLAGAAHAGAPDAGAPDAAGTAPPPPADTRTTAQIAALWNRQHTPAPGPARAIGATAAGCLQGAEALSLRGPGYVLIRPSRRRGFGHPAMLAFLRRLAAATKQKRLPPLLIGDVSQARGGPTPSGHRSHQSGLDVDLFYALPHGVNATQLLAPLTETIVLPPVVDLHTHKMTRYWTEAVRTLIEQAARDSAVDRIFVNPAIKRQLCHELPRDTAWLGRLRPWWAHHDHFHVRLACPADSPACVPQDPLPPGDGCTAMDWWFTPDSQSTQTKKQKAEAATPIQLPPACAAVLDAPSR, encoded by the coding sequence GTGAGAACCGGCGTCGTCGAAACGGCGGTACCAACCGCGCCGGTGCTGGCTCTGCTTCTGGTGGCGAGGCTGGCGGGCGCCGCTCATGCTGGCGCACCGGACGCCGGAGCGCCCGACGCCGCCGGGACCGCCCCGCCGCCGCCAGCCGACACGCGCACCACGGCGCAGATCGCCGCGCTGTGGAACCGCCAGCACACGCCGGCGCCCGGTCCAGCGCGGGCGATCGGCGCAACCGCGGCCGGCTGCCTGCAAGGCGCCGAGGCCCTGAGCCTGCGCGGTCCCGGTTACGTGCTGATCCGTCCCAGCCGGCGGCGTGGGTTCGGTCATCCGGCCATGCTGGCCTTCCTGCGCCGGCTGGCGGCGGCCACCAAGCAAAAACGCCTTCCGCCCCTGCTGATCGGCGATGTCTCCCAGGCGCGCGGCGGTCCGACGCCCAGCGGACACCGCAGCCACCAGTCGGGGCTGGACGTCGATCTTTTCTACGCCCTCCCGCACGGCGTGAACGCCACGCAGCTGCTCGCCCCGCTGACCGAGACCATCGTGCTGCCGCCGGTGGTCGATCTGCACACCCACAAGATGACGCGATACTGGACCGAAGCGGTGCGCACCCTGATCGAGCAAGCCGCGCGCGATTCGGCGGTCGATCGCATCTTCGTCAATCCGGCGATCAAGCGGCAGCTGTGCCACGAGCTGCCGCGCGACACCGCCTGGCTGGGGCGGCTGCGCCCGTGGTGGGCGCACCACGATCACTTTCACGTCCGCCTGGCCTGTCCGGCCGACAGTCCGGCCTGCGTGCCGCAAGATCCGCTTCCGCCCGGCGACGGCTGCACGGCGATGGACTGGTGGTTCACGCCTGACTCGCAGTCGACGCAGACCAAGAAACAGAAGGCGGAGGCGGCGACCCCCATCCAGTTGCCACCGGCGTGCGCAGCGGTCCTTGACGCACCTTCGCGCTGA
- a CDS encoding serine/threonine-protein kinase, whose product MSSTEPPVDTLPPGTTLGRYEIRHLIGQGGMGSVYEAIHRDLKKRVAVKTLLPALAASAEAKERFFREGEAASRIRHPNVVDVTDVGAEGPITYLVMELLQGEDLAGLIRRQGPLPFDRAADIMLPVMAAITTAHEQGVVHRDLKPENIFLATSDFGAMTPKVLDFGISKVLDAVQRAALTGTAVTLGTAYYLPPEQLRGSRQADARGDQYALGAILYECLTGRRAFDADSLYAVLKAVSDGTFPPAHELRPDLPPALEATTVRAMQVEPTARFASVRQLGAALLPFASPSARSVWQGFFSGERTGLTPAPIGTAVLTPAALPTGPGHTSALALAPQAGDRAVAGGNHGGTPSADELAAALGRSRSRLPLIAGLVVAAVVGLVIAAMRHESATPATTTATTEATTATPAPAEPAVAAAPPAPAATTAKPTEEPVVVVDAAVSPTVAPTISAAAAPPVVAAPTTGPGNSPPRARRPHAEPAKNEPAGTIVKPPSRPARRKPADVLPNNAPIVE is encoded by the coding sequence TTGAGCAGCACCGAACCGCCCGTCGACACCCTGCCGCCAGGGACGACGCTGGGGAGATACGAGATCCGTCACTTGATTGGCCAGGGAGGAATGGGCTCCGTCTACGAAGCCATCCACCGCGATCTGAAAAAGCGCGTGGCGGTCAAGACGCTGTTGCCCGCGCTGGCCGCCAGCGCCGAGGCCAAAGAAAGATTTTTCCGCGAGGGCGAGGCGGCCTCGCGCATCCGCCACCCCAACGTCGTCGACGTCACCGACGTCGGCGCCGAAGGGCCGATCACGTATCTGGTGATGGAGCTTTTGCAGGGCGAAGACCTGGCGGGTTTGATTCGCCGGCAAGGGCCGCTGCCGTTCGACCGCGCCGCCGACATCATGCTGCCGGTGATGGCCGCCATCACCACCGCGCACGAACAAGGCGTCGTTCACCGCGATCTCAAGCCGGAGAACATTTTTCTGGCCACGTCGGATTTCGGGGCCATGACGCCCAAGGTGCTGGACTTCGGCATCTCGAAGGTGCTGGACGCCGTTCAGCGGGCGGCCCTGACCGGGACGGCGGTGACGCTGGGGACGGCGTATTACCTGCCTCCCGAACAGCTGCGCGGATCGCGACAGGCCGACGCGCGCGGCGATCAGTATGCGTTGGGCGCGATCCTGTACGAATGTCTGACCGGGCGGCGGGCCTTCGACGCCGACAGCCTGTACGCCGTGCTGAAAGCGGTCAGCGACGGAACGTTCCCACCAGCGCACGAACTGCGGCCCGATCTGCCGCCGGCGCTGGAGGCGACCACCGTGCGCGCGATGCAGGTCGAGCCGACGGCCCGCTTCGCGTCGGTGCGGCAGCTGGGCGCGGCGCTGCTGCCCTTCGCCAGCCCGTCGGCGCGCTCGGTTTGGCAGGGTTTTTTCAGCGGTGAAAGAACCGGCCTGACGCCGGCCCCGATCGGAACCGCGGTGCTGACGCCGGCGGCGCTGCCGACCGGACCGGGGCACACCTCGGCGCTGGCGCTGGCGCCGCAAGCGGGAGATCGGGCGGTGGCCGGCGGCAACCACGGCGGCACGCCGTCCGCCGACGAGCTGGCGGCGGCGCTGGGACGGTCGCGCTCGCGCCTGCCGCTCATTGCCGGGTTGGTGGTGGCGGCAGTGGTGGGCCTGGTGATCGCGGCGATGCGCCACGAATCGGCCACGCCCGCGACGACGACGGCAACGACGGAGGCGACTACCGCCACGCCCGCACCCGCCGAGCCCGCTGTCGCGGCAGCGCCACCGGCCCCGGCGGCCACGACCGCCAAGCCGACCGAGGAACCGGTCGTCGTAGTGGACGCCGCCGTTTCCCCGACCGTGGCACCGACGATCAGCGCCGCCGCGGCACCGCCGGTGGTGGCCGCCCCGACGACCGGTCCCGGCAACAGCCCCCCACGCGCTCGCCGTCCGCACGCCGAGCCGGCGAAGAACGAGCCGGCGGGGACGATCGTCAAGCCACCGTCCAGACCGGCGCGGCGAAAACCGGCGGACGTTCTTCCCAACAACGCGCCCATCGTCGAGTGA
- a CDS encoding di-heme oxidoredictase family protein codes for MVGLAGAGIGCADAVADQPADSPATGAQAETAALVSPPAGVHDPGPRGGPAAAGTALAGLTAAEQGVFADAADVFSEIDSVSGGIEGEDGAGLGPTFNATGCVDCHAFPAAGGSSPPINPQVADATRDGATNILPSFIKANGPVREMRLIAVSNANNAPLDGGVTGLFSIKGRTDAPGCNLAQPNFVAQLAANNASFRIPTPTFGLGLVENTSDLTLRANLAANAAAKSALGISGHLNTSGNDGSVTRFGWKAQNKSLLVFAGEAYNVEQGVSNEVFTNERAAVAGCVFNATPEDGVSTSAGLSDVVNFANFMRFSAPPAPADPTPSTTNGSSQFVNVGCANCHSPSLTTAASPFGGMSNVTYHPYSDFAVHHLGATLADGVNQGNAGPADFRSAPLWGVGQRLFFLHDGRTSDLYQAIQAHTSPGNTCVTTQNYQEFNANGVWFQPFTQTQICASEANAVVANFNALSATNQQDVLNFLRSL; via the coding sequence ATGGTCGGATTGGCGGGAGCGGGGATTGGTTGCGCAGACGCGGTCGCGGATCAACCGGCGGACAGCCCGGCCACGGGAGCGCAAGCGGAGACAGCGGCGTTGGTGTCGCCGCCTGCCGGCGTTCACGACCCCGGCCCGCGCGGTGGACCGGCGGCGGCCGGCACCGCCCTGGCGGGATTGACGGCGGCCGAACAGGGCGTCTTCGCCGACGCCGCCGACGTCTTCAGCGAGATCGATTCTGTATCGGGCGGGATCGAAGGCGAAGACGGCGCCGGTCTGGGCCCGACGTTCAACGCCACTGGCTGCGTTGATTGCCACGCCTTTCCGGCGGCCGGCGGCAGCAGCCCGCCCATCAACCCGCAGGTGGCGGACGCCACCCGCGACGGTGCCACGAACATCTTGCCGTCCTTCATTAAAGCCAACGGTCCGGTGCGCGAGATGCGCCTCATCGCGGTCTCGAACGCAAACAACGCGCCGCTGGACGGCGGCGTCACCGGCCTGTTCAGCATCAAAGGCCGCACGGACGCGCCCGGCTGCAACCTCGCCCAGCCGAACTTCGTCGCCCAGCTGGCCGCCAACAACGCCAGCTTTCGCATTCCCACGCCGACCTTCGGTTTGGGCCTGGTCGAGAACACGTCTGACCTGACCTTGCGCGCGAACCTGGCGGCCAACGCGGCAGCCAAGAGCGCGCTCGGGATCTCGGGCCACCTCAACACCAGCGGCAACGACGGCAGCGTCACCCGGTTCGGCTGGAAGGCGCAGAACAAGTCGCTGCTGGTCTTTGCCGGCGAGGCCTACAACGTCGAGCAGGGCGTCTCGAACGAGGTCTTCACCAATGAACGCGCCGCCGTGGCCGGCTGCGTATTCAACGCCACCCCCGAAGACGGCGTCAGCACGTCGGCCGGTCTGTCGGACGTGGTGAACTTCGCCAACTTCATGCGCTTCTCGGCGCCGCCGGCGCCGGCGGATCCGACGCCGTCCACGACGAACGGGTCGAGCCAGTTCGTCAACGTCGGGTGTGCGAACTGCCACAGCCCCAGCCTGACCACCGCCGCGTCGCCGTTCGGCGGGATGTCGAACGTCACCTATCACCCGTACTCGGACTTCGCCGTGCACCACCTGGGCGCGACGTTGGCCGACGGCGTGAACCAGGGCAATGCCGGTCCGGCCGACTTCCGCTCGGCGCCGCTGTGGGGTGTGGGGCAGCGGTTGTTCTTCCTGCACGACGGCCGCACGTCGGACCTGTACCAGGCCATCCAGGCCCACACCAGCCCGGGCAACACCTGCGTGACGACGCAGAACTACCAGGAGTTCAACGCCAACGGGGTCTGGTTCCAGCCTTTCACCCAGACGCAGATCTGCGCGTCGGAGGCGAACGCGGTGGTGGCGAATTTCAACGCCCTGTCGGCCACCAACCAGCAGGACGTCCTGAATTTCCTCCGCTCGTTGTAG